The Thermomonospora amylolytica sequence CGTTGGCGACCACCGGCTTCTTCTCGTCGTTGTAGATCGTCACCGCGGTGGACAACTGCGGGACGTAGCCGACGAACCAGGTGGCGACGTTCTTGTCGGTGGTACCGGTCTTACCGGCCACCGGGCGGTCCGGGAGGGCGGCGGCGGTGCCGGTGCCGTTCTTGACGACCGCCTGCAGCGCGTAGGTGACGTCGGCGGTGACGCCCTCCTTGTAGATGTTCTGCTTCTTCTTCCACTTGAGGATCTTGTAGATCGTCTTGTGGTCGCGGTGCAGCACCTTGTCGACGACGTGCGGCTGGATGTAGTCGCCGCCGTTGGCGAACGTGGCGTACCCGGCGGCCTGCTCGATCGGCCGGATGTCGTTGATGCCCAGCGACAGACCGTAGCTGGACTTGTACGGGGTCAGCAGGTCCTCGGCGACGCCCGCCTTGGTGGCGGTCTCGATCACGCTGGGCAGGCCGACCTTGAGGCCGAGCTGCACGTACGCGGTGTTGGTGGAGTTGGCCGTGGCCCTGATCAGGTCGATCGCCGGCGGCTCGTGGTGCCCGTTGGGGATCGGCTCGGTGGCGTTGGGGTCGCCCGGCGCCGGGTTGCCCTGCCCGTCGAACCTCATGCCCGACCGGCCCTCGACCAGGCTCTTGAGGCTGTACCCCTGTTCCAGGGCGGTGGCCAGCACGTACGGCTTGATCGCAGATCCGGCCTGCGCCGAGCCCTTCCAGACGTTGTCGTACTCGTGCTTGAGGAAGTCCGGCCCGCCGTAGAACGCCACGACCCGGCCGGTCTTGGTCTCCACCGAGGCGATGCCGACCTGCACGTGCTTGCCCTTGCGCTTGGGGTGCAGGGAGGAGAACGTCTGCTCGGCCGCCTGCTTGGCCGCCGCCATCTTCTTCTTGTCGAAGGTGGTGACGATGTGCAGGCCCTGGTCGATGATCTGTTCCTCGGTGATGCCCTGGTCGCGCTCCAGCTCCTTGATCGCCCGCTTGATCATGTAGCCGCGGTCGCCGGCGTAGGTCTGGTTGGCGTTCAGCGGCTTGGTCTCCGGCAGCTTGTCCTTGTACTTCTGCCGGTCGGCCTCCGACAGCGCGCCGGTCTTGACCATGCCGTCCAGCACGTACTGGTAGCGGGCCAGGGTCTCGTCCTTGTAGTCCTCGCTGCGCGGGTCGAGCTGGCCGGGACGCTGGATGATCGCCGCCAGCAGCGCGCCCTGGTCGGGGCGCAGCTTCTCCACGGGGACGCCGAAGTAGGTCTTGGAGGCGGCCTGGATGCCGTACGCCTGGCGGCCGAAGTAGATGGTGTTGAGGTAGTCCTGGAGGATCTCGTCCTTGCTCTTCTGCTGGCCGAGCTTGACCGAGATGAACAGCTCCTTGAACTTGCGGCTCATCGTCCGCTCGTCGGTGAGGTAGTAGTTCTTGGCCAGCTGCTGGGTGATGGTCGAGCCGCCCTGCATCTCACCGCCGGTGATGTTGACGACGACCGCGCGGGCGATGCCCTTGAACGAGACGCCGGGGTCGGTGCGGAAGCTGCGGTTCTCGGCCGCGATCACCGCCTCCTGCACGTGCGGGGGCACCTGCTTGATCGTGATCAGCTCGCGGTTCTTGCCCACCCGGCCGATCTCGGTCTTGCCGTCGCTGTAGTAGAAGATCCCGGCGGTCTTGGTGGCGTCCTCGTTGCCGGCCTCGGGCACCGGGGTCATCGCGTACGCCACGCCGACCAGGGTGCAGAAGCTCAGGAAGCCCAGCGCCAGGACGCCGACCACGATCTTCCAGGACGGCACGAAGCGGCGCCAGCCGGTCTTGTCCGGCAGGTCGTCGTCACCGCCGCGTCCGCCACGACCACCGCGGCCACCGCCGCCGCCGAAGCCCCCGGGCGCGCCGGGAACGCCCGGTCCGCCCGGGCGGGCGCGGCGGGCGCCGGGGCCGGGGGGCCCGGAGGCTCCGGGGGGTCCCGCCGGGCGGCGGGGACGGCCGGGAGCGCCCGGTCCCATCGGGTTGCCGGCGGGGACACGAGGCCTGCCGCCGGGTGCGCCCGGGCGGCCCGGAACACCGGGACGGCCTGGAACGCCGGGGGAACCCGCGGCTCGTCCAGACCCGGCCGAGCCACCGGGGATACCGGACCGGCGGCCGGGTACACCCGGTCCGGCCGGCCCGCGGTGCGGTCCGTTCTGGCTTGGGTAACTCACGCGACCTCGTTCGGCTACTGGGGATACGGCGTTTGTGCGTCGTCGTCCGACAGTACTGCGCAGGCGAATGAGGGGGCGACCGCCGTGCAGCGTCCGATCCCGTCCAGGGCATGGGGCCGGAGGCCGGCAGAACGTCCCCTCACCTCGCGACGTTGCCAGGCCCGGGGGGTTCCGTCAGCCCCCCGAGGCCGGTCCCCGCCGGGTGCGGGGGGCCTCGCCATGACCGAGGACGTACGACACCGTCAAGTGGTTCCAGGCACAACCCTGACACACTTCGACCACATAAACCCTGAATTCTCCGTACTCACACGCCATCTCGGCAAGCTCACCCGTCGCCTTGACCCGGCCCGCGCACGCTCCGAGTTCGTCGCCGTACACGTAGGTGACATGGGTGAGCCTCTCCCTGCGGCAGACGGGACACCGCTCGTCGGTCGGCTCGCCATGGTACTTGGCGGCCCTCAGCAGATAGGGATGAGCGTCACAGGCGTCCGCTCTGGTCAGGTGTCCCGAGCGGAGCTCGGCGAGGGCCGCCCTCCTGGCGAGCCCGTAGTCGACCACCTGGCGTGGCCGCGGACCGGTCTGCGTCATCGCGTCCCCCTGACGGGTCTGCCTGCAGGGTACGTCCGTCCCCCGGCCCACGGGAAGATCGCGCGGTTCGCCCCCGGTTGCGAAGGTCTTTAACAAAGACGTATCTTGCCGATGTATCGAGCCGATACATTCAGGCGATACATCTGAACGAGACACCATCGGTCGCCGGACGCGGCCGCGCAGGAGGGATCATGGCCGGCAGGAAGGGCTCGGGCGTGCTGGAGCTCGCCGTGCTCGGCCTGCTCCACGAGACCCCGATGCACGGCTACGAGCTGCGCAAGCGGCTCAACGCGCTGCTCGGCATGTTCCGCGCGTTCTCCTACGGGTCGCTGTATCCGTGCCTCAAGCAGCTCCTGGAGCAGGGGCTGATCGTCGAGG is a genomic window containing:
- a CDS encoding transglycosylase domain-containing protein — encoded protein: MGPGAPGRPRRPAGPPGASGPPGPGARRARPGGPGVPGAPGGFGGGGGRGGRGGRGGDDDLPDKTGWRRFVPSWKIVVGVLALGFLSFCTLVGVAYAMTPVPEAGNEDATKTAGIFYYSDGKTEIGRVGKNRELITIKQVPPHVQEAVIAAENRSFRTDPGVSFKGIARAVVVNITGGEMQGGSTITQQLAKNYYLTDERTMSRKFKELFISVKLGQQKSKDEILQDYLNTIYFGRQAYGIQAASKTYFGVPVEKLRPDQGALLAAIIQRPGQLDPRSEDYKDETLARYQYVLDGMVKTGALSEADRQKYKDKLPETKPLNANQTYAGDRGYMIKRAIKELERDQGITEEQIIDQGLHIVTTFDKKKMAAAKQAAEQTFSSLHPKRKGKHVQVGIASVETKTGRVVAFYGGPDFLKHEYDNVWKGSAQAGSAIKPYVLATALEQGYSLKSLVEGRSGMRFDGQGNPAPGDPNATEPIPNGHHEPPAIDLIRATANSTNTAYVQLGLKVGLPSVIETATKAGVAEDLLTPYKSSYGLSLGINDIRPIEQAAGYATFANGGDYIQPHVVDKVLHRDHKTIYKILKWKKKQNIYKEGVTADVTYALQAVVKNGTGTAAALPDRPVAGKTGTTDKNVATWFVGYVPQLSTAVTIYNDEKKPVVANGVTLEGGTGPAKIWNAYMSQATRGMEVEQFPPPAWVGTQQKFATPPASPSPSETPTCRPGQMSTPEEPCKERERDRPCVRPGFPPGCQPQETPDPGQSEPPPGTCQRFPEWPGCPDPEPTETAEPPDPDEGRTRTTSE
- a CDS encoding DUF5318 family protein, whose protein sequence is MVSRSDVSPECIGSIHRQDTSLLKTFATGGEPRDLPVGRGTDVPCRQTRQGDAMTQTGPRPRQVVDYGLARRAALAELRSGHLTRADACDAHPYLLRAAKYHGEPTDERCPVCRRERLTHVTYVYGDELGACAGRVKATGELAEMACEYGEFRVYVVEVCQGCAWNHLTVSYVLGHGEAPRTRRGPASGG